The following nucleotide sequence is from Mugil cephalus isolate CIBA_MC_2020 chromosome 18, CIBA_Mcephalus_1.1, whole genome shotgun sequence.
CTCATCTCTCTCCGTGTTTATTATCCTTTTCTTTAAACAGGAATTAACAGTCATGTTCGTAGCGTATCATAGGaagatttttgtgtgtgttgtgttgtgcagatcTGCTGCACTTCGCAATCGCAGGACATGTTTAAACCAGATTTTTGACATGTTTCCTGACTCTTGAGTGATCAGATTGCAAGTGGTGAGTTTTAAATCTAAGTGCAAACGAACCTCTGAGGACACACTTGCGATCCGATCACATTTGGAGCTGATATGTGCCGCTTGTGGCCACATTTCTTAAGCAATATAAACCCACAATATGTCCTGGTCACGTTGATTGACTGTCTAATCGGCTCTTGCGTAACCGTTGGTGCAGTCGCGCAACAAAAAGAGATTAGTTACCATTAGTTATGACCGCTATTAAAAATGTTCCCCCAAATCTGTCATTGTTTATTGTCGGTGgtggtttcagtttttattacaACGCATTTTTAAACTGGATACTAATGATTGAGTCTGTCATGGCTCCAGATGCCAGCTGTGAAGCTTTGTCCACAGACCTTTAGTGGACACCGCCAGCTTAATATGATGTCATGAAAGGACAAGGGGGCACGAGAGGCTCTGCTGGTTCAGAGATCGCCGACGCTGCTCATAAACGGGCTAGTAGACCAGACACCCACCTGCGTGTTATGCAATGACATGATAACATATTTCCCCTCGGGAGGCCTACTTTCAGAGTCTGTGCTTAAAGTTAATAGATAACCGACGagaccagtttttttttttttttttttttttgtccgaaCACACTGTTGAGTGTTAGTGTGCTTAAGGTTATGTAAAGCTTTTAGTGCGGCCTGCAGATACGGTGACAGTGTTGTTGCGTAAAAGGGCGGTGGGTTGTGGAGCTATGCAGCCCGGTCTGAGGGCAGAGTTTGGAGAGTGCGAGGTGAAACCGAGTTTCTGTGCTGGTTGTGACCCAGAGTGACGCAGATCACAGTGTTCTCTCGCAGCGCTCTGTGGTTATTTTGGAGGCTGCTGTGAAGTGTTGTTGGCTCGTACTGTGTGTAGATATACGGGCACATAGTGACACTGTGCGATAGCTGCTTAGTGGATTAGAGAGGCAGGACTGCATCTGAGAACTCACGTACCAGACCTTTGTTATTTCCTGCACGCGtgttaaaaatatgtatttattgataTGGCGCTAATAATGTGCTTAAAACTAGATCATTTGTTTGGCTTTAAAAACCACATAGTAATAGCATTATAAATAGCTCAacgtagaaaaacaaatatgtaaaattaGAGTTAAGTACCGGTGTAAATATAATCGTGATCTTGGCTCCAGTGTCCCTGCAGCGATCCGGTTCCCCACGGTGTTTTGTCGGCAGCTCAGCTGTGTTGCGTGTGAAATaccggagcagcagcagcagctatttCCACCGAGGCGTCCTCTGGTGCCCCTAAAATTAACCCGCCACGGTCAGCCAGGGTCTCCGCGTTTAGCCCATCCCGGGTTACACAACGTTTGCTCTTGTGTAACCTCTCTGGCTGTTAGGGGGGGGACATAAACAACGGCGCAACAACCGGCCTGCTCCGCTAGGATGACGGTGTCAGTGGCGTCTGACCCAGAAACATGAAGGGGCACGCAAGGAAATGTCAGACTCATCGGGTGTTGAAACGGACGGAGCCTCCAGTGGAAAGACGTGTGCTGCCAAACAAAGTTTTgcactttgtttgtgttttttttcatgagaAACGAACCAGTCGGCTGGGGAAATGTTTGTCACATAATCATACTTGTTGAAGTAATTGTTTCCTGCAGCTGTAATATTCGTGTTgtttgaacagaaaaaaattagcATTCCATGTTGTGGCTCTGATTGCTTATGTAATGGTTTGTTTAAAGCCTCGCAGATTATTGGAGTCATTTTAAAGGGTTTAGCCAGCATTTGTACTCGGATGGATTCTCTCATAATTGTGTTTACAcgttaacccccccccccacaggaTCGAGAGCTACTCCTGTAAGATGGCAGGAGATGATAAACACATGTTTAAGCAGTTCTGCCAGGAGGGGGAGCCGCACGTCCTGGAGGCACTTTCTCCCCCTCAGTCGGCCAGCGCCACCAGCCCTTCCCAGTGAGTACCGACTCCCAGCGCAGGTCTGGAATAAACACGCTGGGCTGTTTTTGTTAACCCTTGCTCGTCCCGTGCAGGCTGGGGAAGAGCAGCGAGGACGGAGAGAACCCTCTGAGTGACAAGTGTTGCAGGAAGACTCTTTTCTACCTCATCACCACGCTCAACGAGTCCTTCAGGCCCGACTACGACTTCAGCGCGGCGCGGGCCCACGAGTTCAGCCGAGAACCCAGCCTCAACTGGGTCAGTGTGTCCCTCCACTGCGGAGTCTGGTCACCGATTTGGAAGAGACGAGCAATAATTTGACCGGTTTCTCTGCAGGTGGCGAACGCAGTGAACAGCAGCTTGTTCTCGACCGTGGGAGAAGACTTCAACTCTCTGGGGCCGGAGCTGTGGAACGCCATCGACCAGGAGATCAACCTGCAGGGCTGTGACATTTACAGGTAGGTTGATGAGCTGATTTACTCAGTGGGACATTGCTTGTACTGTCACGTAGAAGTCTTAATTTAAAACTTCTGTCCGTAGCTACAACCCCGACCTGGACTCCGACCCTTTTGGAGAAGAGGGGAGCCTTTGGTCCTTCAACTACTTCTTCTACAACAAGAAGCTGAAGAGGATTGTGTTCTTCACGTGTCGCTCCGTCAGGTCAGAATCGACTAGTTTACAATTTGTTATATACGCAGCGTTAAAAATGTGCTGCTCATTGATCTAAAAGTATCATAACACCCGACCGCTCGatgtctgcagtgttttgagTGGCTATGGCCGTGGTTGCCTCGACAACGAGCTTGACATGGAGCTggatgatgaagaggaaatgGATGGTTTCACTGAAGACAGGTTAGACTGAATTCCTTGCTTTAATgtaaaaaggacagaaaaaggTCCAATTCTCTAATATTCCACTGGACCGCCGTTAGCTTTGATTATAGCATGTTTCAttaagaagcttctgcagttTGACTGGATTTATTTCTAACCAGTGTTGCAGTGTTGTTTCACCaacatcttgtattgatgatggcaGAGTCTGGACTTTCTCCAGCAagtcccaaagattctcaaagGGGTTAAGGTCTAGACTCAGTGAAGGCTAATCCATGCTCCAtaaatcctggcattgtcatcttgaaATATATGATAaactactcattgcatcagttgagGTTAAATAACATGAAACCACCCATGCAGTAaatatccaataggaggctcgtacccGTTTCCTTAGTTAGATCCAAGGTTTTTTTGGTATTTATAtgcacagttttgtgtgtgattttactCACGgactgattttcttttcccaggTGCCCcagagctctgtgtgtgtaaacGCTGGACACGCCACGGCCAAAGAGCAGCTAGGCTTTTCCTCCTCCCATTCTTTGCTCCAtcttccctttttatttttttttgtctttttgtgggATTTTGCTGCCTCGTCCAAAGTCATTTTCACACGTTAGCCTAATGCATGTCTGACGTCTGTTGGCGATTAAAACCATCGTGCCGTGCGGAGCTGGACATTTTATGAAGACTCCTCCCCGCGGCGACGCCCAAACCTTCATTCTCATGACTTTCAAAAGACCCCGAGCTCCAAACAGCACACGTACGGGCTTCTCCACGTTTCCAAAGAGACCGCTTCACGGACACTTCGATGAGGGAGTTTGGTTTCTTGCAAATGATGTCACAAAGAGGAGCCCAGACAACACCAGCATCAGTTTATAATATTCCCCACGCGGGACGGGGCTgggtacattaaaaaaaagaaaaaaaaaagactgacgGATCAGCCGAGAGCTCATCTGTTCCTGATCGTTTGCtccttttgtgttatttttttaaatgtgtgacagTGACGTTACTGTGAGAGCATTTCTTTGACGTCTAAAGACATTTATTACTGACACCGATTGAAGAGATGTCCTGTAGTCGACGAACGGGACCGGGTGGCTGAGGAACGTTCGTCCTTGCATCTGGATTGCAGCTTAGAAAACATATCAGCTTTCATCAGACTTATTTCATTGTGTCGTCTAaatccagtatttttttttctcccccccatcAATGTCCATGAACATTGTCCCTGAATGTGTCTTgccagtgtttttctttgctcatTACCTCAGTGCAAAGGCTTAATTGAAAAGTGAATGTATAGTACAATTTAGATGAAAAACGTCTTTTTAGAAACTCAGAAGCTCCTCTTTCCGTTCATTTAAAAATTggagttttgtcttttatcgGCCGCTCTGTGCTTCGTTTGATTGACCAATATATTACAGATGTGAATAAACTGGTGTTTGGATCAGAGCAGTTTGGTTCTTGAAACAGAAAATCCGCTTTTCAGGCCCCAAAAGTTCAAAACAAACctttattgaaaacaaaactgaagtaCAGTACATGACGCAGACTGGACGCCACCACACAGTATACGATCAGTTCTCAAGGTAAAAGCTGTAAACCCTTTTAATGCTGCGAAAGAGTCCGGCGGCTCCGCGCTTTCTTGGccgacttcctgtttgtttaaaaggACCTTGCCCCGCTGAGACCCAGAGGCACGGCCAAGATGGACGCCGGCTTTTTTACGCTGCCGCTCAGACTCCCATGAAACTCAtgcacctccctcctcctcctcctccttggccACTATAGACCTCGTAAAATGAATGCGAGGTTTCAAAGTGACGCGTGCATAGATCTGTAAGCAAGGGATCTTTATActagggttaaaaaaaatggaaatgagggTAAAAATCATAATTCAATTCAACGCATGCCGTCCCCCACCCACAACAGCTCAGTTAAGGCCGAGTATCATATAAGAGAGCCAATAAAATATCACCTTTATGCTAATAAACCACCTCTAAGTGTGAGTGGCTGATGAGTAACAACTTCCCATAGATGTGTGGCACCTCCTGGATGGTTTGTTATTCTGATCCCTTTgtttaaaaagtacaaaaagagAAACGTGCCACCAATATGGctgccaaaaacaaatataaggaTCTTTAACCatctgttaataaaaaaaacaggcctAACTTGCACCAATGTTACACTACAAAGCGAATCTACGAAGCAAAATTAAATAAGTCATAATGCATCAATTAGAAAACatagtgtttacatttaaaatactgtTATTAAAACTGAGCTTTGTACTTGAAATAATGTCGTACAGGGTTAGATGAAGGGGAAGTCAGCATGCCAACACTCATTTGGctcaataaaatacaagtaCAGGCTCACAGTTATTAAAAATAGCATTTCGTACTTTACCACATTTTAATTCGGCACCAGTCGTGTTAAGTGTGTAGCTTATGGAACTGAAATCATATGTAACAGGTGTCAACggctggaaaataaaatcatgagaaCATTAATTGTGTAGTGTAACAAAAACCTGGTGTCAACCCTCTAATTAAAAAACTGCTTTTACAATACTACTTGTAATCCCTTTGTCACAATTTTACCTGAACAAACGTAAACAGAGGCAGGAAATAACATGTTTATggcatgatgatgatgatgatgacgatatGTAGTGTAGTAGTGTAGTGTAACAGATGAAAATCCAATCACCTTTGACGTAATCCTCTATCCTCTATTGTAAAAGCCGTTCCTTAATTATTTCTGGTTCCCACTGATCAGGAGAAGCACCAGCTCCGTTGTGACAATTATTTCTGTGGACGTGGGTCGATGCTGCCGCCCTGTGTCGTCCAAGTTCgtcgtttaaaaaaataaaaagtaacaaCAGGCCGGTAGGGACAAAGCTGTCGAGCCAcctcaggagggaggagggtggggttTGGTGGTGCAGGTAGTCAGGCCGTTGGTGGCAGAGGAAGGGGCTATCTGAGTCCAGCTCTGGAGGTCATCCACTCAAGGCCTTGGCATAAACTAGGGAagataataacaaaatataaataccaTGTAgaaaagatttttacacaaTCATATCAGGCAAAGTATGATGGGAAATAAAGCAGCAGCCTCTAAGGTTGAAAAGCTCCTCCTATTAAACCTttacagaagaaataaacacgtttacagTCTCACCACCAACAAAGAGTTTCGGTCTCTGACGctaatttaaactttttgtttttatttttaaacgcCCAGTGCTAAGACAGCCGCAGACAACCCCCTGCAGGACACCTATGTGTGACATCATGGAGGGTGTGTACGTCTGTGTGTGGTTCACGAGGGACACCAGGAGGGACAATGTGTCCTAAAACAATACTAAAGAGTTTCCTGCTTTCCCAACCATCTCAGTTTATTAGTGTGTGACATTTCcagtcacattttattattttttattactaatCAAatgatttaagactttttcaggatcatatattttaaatacGATCTAGTGGTGATGGAAAGGTGAGGTCCCCTGAAGCCTGTGGTGCAGTGACACCTGCTGGTTTGCTGAACTAATGGCAGATCTTCTTCACCCGGTTTGAAACATGTTTGAAAAGCCGACATATTTAAAACAGATGTGCTACTGTAAGTAAATTCAGGACGCATTTAAGgaaaattattttgttgacaacAACTCTGTCAAACACTAAACTTATGGCGAAGTCTTCGGAAGCTTCATAATTTGATGCAAAGAGCAGTGAAACAAGATTTCATGCCTCATATAACCTTTACACAACATTATATTGTAAAACAATTCAAGTTGGCACTAGTAAGTAGAGAAGCTAATGGAGAGGAAACATCTGTAAgcattgttatttttcttcttctgaacaTGGAGGACTTCAGAAGATCAATTGGAAACATGTGTATCTCCAGTGGGACCGTGCTGGCATCGCATCATCTGATCCTTCAACGAATTAAAACTGCGCGAACCACGTTGATCTGTTTCAGTGCATTTTAATGGTCGAACGTCTTACCCCTCTCCTGTAAGTGCACAGCAGGACTGTATGTGCCAGGGGTGGTCTTTGATGGAGCTCAGCGTGAGGTATTTAGAGATCTCTGCTGCAGACATGCAGTCCTTCATATCCTGCTTATTGGCAAATATCAACACAGCTGCTTTCCTCAGGTCCTGAGGGAGAGAGTAGAGAACAATGAAACCATTACCCTGCTCTCTGGCACCTTTTGAACCACAAGCTCTAAACAATGTGACCCAGTGGAAAGGGGCTAACCATGATGGAAAATCAATGTTTATTACAAACACAGGCTCCGTTCTGTTTCCTTACAGTCGTACTGGGAGGCCTTAGGAGTTTTACCTCATGAGCCAGCATCCTGTAGAGCTCCTCTTTAGAGATGGccagcctctctctgtctgtgctgtCCACCACCAGAATGATGAACTGCAGAGCGGGAGGCAGAAATCACACTCTTTAACAAAAGACGTTTACAGCAATGAAATGCAACACACAGCCGGTGGTCATTTCCGGGCCGAGGTTTTTCACAATGGGCCGTGGTGACTGCTATGTTAATGGGCTCTTTTAAATGAGAAAGAGGGTCGCTGCAGATAAAAGGGTAAAGCCACGCTCATTCTGAGGAGATGTGACGGaggagagacagacggagaacCGTTAAAACCAAAGCAACGACTCAAGAGGAAGACGACGCCGTTTCTGAATGGGCCGACGTGAACGTGATCAGACCGAGAGCAGCGGCTGGGAACAAAAACAACGACCTCCAGATCAGAAACATAAAGTTCCCATTTTTATGATGCAAATGTGTTGGAGTAGTTTAACTTGCAAATCATTTCTATAAAATATACTAGGAAAACATTCTTCAAAGCAAACACTGCCCCAGCAACAATGTAGCAACAACTGTAACTGATTATTGATTTCAAAAGGACAaaggttttaattttgtgtgactgttttcatgagcttgccagttcattagtgaaaacaaatatattccaTTTTAAAAGTCCGGCTCTAAATCCACTTTTCTTGACTGTGTAACATACGGTTCATGTTGAAATAGTGTGATAATGCAGCGTAGTTCAACTGTGTGATCATTTTAGAGAATGGAATTCatgctgctgttaaactggactgactGTCCTACTTTAGACCAAATAAGGTAAGTTTTAGAGCAGGACTGCAATATTAGAGTGCATTTGTTTCCATTAGTGCCAAAAAATATCTCATTTATCATATGAAAGGCAGCGTCCTGGTAACGGTATAAGTAGAAGATGCAACTATAACAATTAATCAATGGAGATACCTGATCAAATTAGATCACGTGATTTATTCAAACAACAATCAAATAAAGTTTGCAGCTAAAACTTTACTTGCTTAAAAGACATCATTTGATTAACTGACTGACTAAAGCTCACGGCCctagaaaatgtcaaaaatgtctcatcaaaaTGTCCCCTTACAATACCAGTAGaggtgaaaatgtatttatagaaGGAAGTAAATCCTTCCAGAAATCAACAGTTGGTTTATTAACgcataagaaataaaaatgcttctAATCTATATGTTTATCCAttgtcaaaatgacagaaacaagtaatcagttaaaaaaaatactctatCTGCAGGTAACAATAGAGGAAGAATCAGGTTCTGAATGTGCAGCGTGTCCAGATGAACGTTAAACCTTTGCTTACTATCCGTGACATGTGCGGGGATTGTGttacatttgtgttgttttgcagaGTGTTCTTTAACATCTCCCTGCCTGCGCATCTGCCCCTCTTGTTCTTCTCTTTGCTGCAGAGCCCTGTTCCCGCTGACCCTGGCTTTGCTTTTCAGACAGACCTCTTTGTGAAGGAGGTGACCTCTGACTGGGGCGGACTCTGCCGCCGTCTGTGCTCTCGACAAACACACCAGCTGCCGCGCCCTGCCAGAAAAACCTCTGCCGGATAACGTTTCTCTGCTAGAGAGCAGTGGAGATGTGTTTCGTACCTCTGTGTTGGAGTAGTAGGTGTTCCAGGAGGACCGGAGGGACTCCTGTCCTCCTATGTCCCACATCAGGAAGTGCGTGTTCTTTACCACAATTTCTTCCACGTTGCTTCCGATGGTGGGCGACGTGTGGACCACCTCGTTCATCAGACTTTATAAAACGGAAACATTAAGTgagattaaatgattaaataagtTCAAATGTCGAAGAAATTTTACAATAAAATCACTCACAATTGGTAGAGGATAGTGGTTTTCCCTGCATTGTCTAGTCCCACGATGATCACCTTGTgctctgcaaaacaaacacagtccGTAAATGCTAAGATTTTTAGGATCAACAGGTGAGAAGCACGAAGAGGCTCAACAAAGTGGCTCTATACAATGGATTCATAGCAGCACAGAAAGATCATAAACTTCCTCCGTTCCTCAACTCTTCCTGACCTCCTGAACATAGTCCAGCGACTTTCAGCTATTCATAAAACCAGCAAGAAAAACAACGAGGCAGCTGTGAAGCAGGCAAACACCACAGACAGTATCAGAGCCCACATGTACACGCTAAAAAATATCCCAGGCGAGGGATTTGActtttctgtccctctgtggcCTCTGGCTGCCGGGGAGGAAGGAAGTCTGGTCAGAGGGCTTCGCTGTTCTGACGGCCGCAATAAACTACACCGACAGCGAGAGGATGTCGCATGTGAATTGCTTCCTTAAAAAGGAGCGATCCTGTGATGATAATGACAGCAGTATTCATGATAAATCCAGAATTTAACcactcgcaaaaaaaaaacacttccatgaACAAGTTCAGAAAAGTTTGCTTGCACAAACAAGCCCCAAGGTTGTGTGGACGGTAAATACACTAATCTCCTATTTCTCACACTGATTTTCAGTCagtaaaaataacataacatttgAAGCAGAATGACAAATTCACAGTCGTTCTAGTGTGATCAGTTTCATTCTTTCGTGAGCTTCTCCGCGTCCAGACCCTTCACTCCTCTGTAATCTCCTTAAGTAGGTGAAACTTTACACTGGGAGCGGTGTAATTCAGAATAAAGGAACAGGAGTAGGCGTATTTCTAGTGCCACGCAGCAAAAAAGATGCAGGTCAAGGGAAGATGAGCAAAGAGACTGAGTTTAATCCTTCTCCTGATGGCAAATTGTAACCACTGCAGTCTACAAGGAAATTAAGATCATTACTATAAATAATAGTCACATacattaatttaactttttttctgcatttgtttaaaatacaaaaactgagatctgttcactgtgttttcatgttgaaggctgtggtttgttgggacTACTGAAACGTATTGAGCTGTGTCATTGTGTTTCTATTACTTTTACGACCCTATTTTGGTCAGTGGGTTGGGTTGAATAACAGAAACGCTTTTCGGGTTCAtttcaatacagtttaacagcaccacaaccTACATCCAAATCCAAAATGATCGCAGGGTCACAAATGAGTCACGAAGGAGGATTTGATGCAGACCTTTTCACAAGTGCACCTAATGAACTCGCAAGTGACTGCATGAGAAAACTACTCTTCCATGGCACATTTAAACTGCACCTTCCACTTTTATGGGCACACAAATAAGGGAGTAACACGTGTTTTAgaggtgttgttgttgctcctgTGTTTTTGGTAGACACTTGGGAGCACGGTAGTCATGTGGAACAAAACACTCGACGATGTTTACAGTAAACAGCTGCTCAGAAAGTTAAGGAAAAGTTATGCAATGCGTCCTAGAAAAAACGAGCCAAAGCTGATAAAGCTAAAGCTGATTGACAACTTGATGAATGCGCTCCTGTCGGCTCACGGTGCCTTAAGGTGATCACGCTGGTCGATAAACAGACCCACTACAGCAGAGCTCTCCGTAATTAAGTGTCGTTTAGACGGTTGTTACGAAGCAAGCGACAAACAAAGGCAAGACAGCTGAAGTCAAAGAGACGAGCAGCGAAATGATTCTCCCCCCTCCATCTGTTATTGATGCTCACTTCATGCTAACGTGCTAAGAGCTCACATTAACCCCAGTGACAACGTCTACCCACCTTGGTTACAAAAGAAGCTCCACAGTTTGGCAAATATGAGGCCCATTGTTTAGGTTGATACCaatgtccgtccgtccgtccgtccgccAGGTACCGAGCTTCCCCACTCTCTCGTCCGCACCGTGCAGTCCGTGGCTGGCTGcggctagctaacattagctggaTGATCTCTTGTCCGCAAAACACCTCGCCAACCCTTTCAGCGCGGACTCCATGCGCCCCGGCAACATCTAAAACGAAGCTAATGGGAGGATGGAAACGGTGACGCGGTGACTTGGCGGAGACTCGGCGCTAAGTCCCCCGAAAAATCGTGCAAACAAGGATGTCTTGACTCCGCTGATAATAACGGCTCCGCTCCCTCTGCCCCGTTAGCTGACTGTTCAGTTACCTTCCGGCTACGTGATGACGTCAACGCGTCTTCGTTaggcttttatgtttttatttttttaatctgtttttatattagttttatttctgctttaaagtgGTCTTCAATGTATTGTTATACATCATTTAGACATTGGTTTAAACACttcaaaagttttagaaaacTCTtatatagttggtcagggcttcatcccacagcaagacaatgacccaaaacttaaATCCAAGCTATGCCAGAACTACcccaggataaaaacaagacgggaagcttgaaaacatggagtggatgGTGCactctctagactttaaccccgtggagctggtttgtgatgaactggacagaagtgGAAAGCAAAGTACCCTACAAGTGctacacatttctgggaacttctgcaacaaaactgtgaagaactctctgaaaactatttgatttccattttagaaagaaagaatgtcacaagtcacatgttaaatcagccaaaatggttactttgatgagtcgaaagtttagaatattataatattatatatatattatttattataatctaatctaatctaatctaatctaatctaatctaatataaataaaaaaaatattagcaagcacattggtatttttattgattttgtcaaaaaaattaCTTAGGCCACAAGTGAAAAACACAAGGGCAGTGCGCCAAAAGCGGCctgccagagggtctaatctggcccactgcatgaatttgcaaagtgcaaaaattacactgaagactTTAATTGGACAGAtttaactgctattcctaatttatccactgttttagtGAGAGAAGTGGTCAGAATACATACATTAAGGCACAGAACTAAACAGCATTATGCCCaaattgtatatatttgtcttacgattttttttttcactgaatgAAATGCAAACCTTTAATTTACTTGTACTtctatggaaaaaaaattgtcatcgtctttatttatcagttgtgttactggtcctctTGAGATCTAATTGGACTGAATGTGGCTcctgacttaggcaattattgtatttggttattattattataatgagaaaaagttttaatttattttatttttaattaccaTGTGCTCAGTTCATATACACAAAATGCGTCGCAATTGCACGTACTTGAagcaaattattaatttaataataataaaaaaaaagttaaacctAACGAGTGTCATGTGACCAGGCTAGTGACGCATGCGGAAGTAGTAGCATGGTGAGCGCGAGCGTGCCAAAACAACCGGTCCCACTTTCAGCAGATCGTGAGTAAATGAAGAGAAATCAAATGAATGTTACTCTAAAATTACTCCAAGATTAGAAAATTAACCCAAGGCCCATTAATTAGGTATGAATGTCAGGAGCGGACGTGTTGAAAAGAACAGACTGGTTAGATTATTAATGTTAGTTTATATAAAGCAGCCTAACACAAGCGGTGTTTTATGTTGGAAAACTGCACTTAAAATAGTATCGACAGTAGGCGAATATGAAAAGAGGACCACTGATGATCAGTCAATCTGCTGTTTATCTTCATTCAAATTGAATAAACCGTAATTATTTCTATGCTATTGCATCCGGTTTCAGTCACCGTTTGGTCCtttaaaatacatgaaactCAACAAGATGTACAAGGACAAACAATTACACAGTGTAATTAGTAGAAAAACTAGAAGCTTCAGGTGACTCGATCTGTTTCTGCTTGTCTTTGTGTCTGCTCGAGTCTAAATTATCCAGTTTGAGTTGACTGGAGAAAGTAATATTAAGGTTATTATAAAAAGCCGTCGGTGATCAGTGGCAGATGTTCACCAAATCCTAaatctctgcttttctttgcaCAGACTGACGTCCtgctgaaaacagaagaaatgtcTGTATTCCCAAGCATCTCTCTAAAGCCTGAAGTGACCGAATACCTAAAAAGTATCTTCTTAAACAACGAGGTAAGAAATTTTGTTAGGTTCTTCCAGGTTTTTTCTGGAGACTTATAGAAACCAAAATATTCATATCAGCATATAAACAAACGTTATCACCACACAAAAAAGCCACCTGGAAGGTCGAattatgtatgtttgtgtttgttttttta
It contains:
- the maf1b gene encoding MAF1 homolog, negative regulator of RNA polymerase III b — its product is MKLLENSSFEALSSRLCVETGESRILGRIESYSCKMAGDDKHMFKQFCQEGEPHVLEALSPPQSASATSPSQLGKSSEDGENPLSDKCCRKTLFYLITTLNESFRPDYDFSAARAHEFSREPSLNWVANAVNSSLFSTVGEDFNSLGPELWNAIDQEINLQGCDIYSYNPDLDSDPFGEEGSLWSFNYFFYNKKLKRIVFFTCRSVSVLSGYGRGCLDNELDMELDDEEEMDGFTEDRCPRALCV
- the arl8 gene encoding ADP-ribosylation factor-like 8; this encodes MGLIFAKLWSFFCNQEHKVIIVGLDNAGKTTILYQFLMNEVVHTSPTIGSNVEEIVVKNTHFLMWDIGGQESLRSSWNTYYSNTEFIILVVDSTDRERLAISKEELYRMLAHEDLRKAAVLIFANKQDMKDCMSAAEISKYLTLSSIKDHPWHIQSCCALTGEGLCQGLEWMTSRAGLR